In Modestobacter versicolor, a single genomic region encodes these proteins:
- a CDS encoding phospholipase D-like domain-containing protein, which yields MTDPEDWLLTGAERGNPDTVIPAWTAGNLAEPLVHGAAYFDRLVTAVQGLTAGDHLLFTDWRGDPDELLRDEGPTVGELFADAARRGVCVRGLIWRSHWDGLSFSKEENASLDEAIEEAGGVVVLDQRVRRLGSHHQKFVVLRHVGRPEADVAFAGGIDLCHSRRDDAEHRGDPQPQSMSSAYGERPPWHDVQLQLRGPVVGVLDTVFRERWDDPTSPDSENPVAWVHDKVLAIRGRSHMDPTPLPEQPPPPPECGPHHVQTLRTYPKVLPSFDFARQGERSVARGYTKAIRRARRLIYLEDQYLWSREVAQLFATALEENPELHLVVVVPRVPDQEGAVSERPQYVGRHQALETCRRAGPDRVHVFDLENHEGTPVYVHAKVCVVDDVWASVGSDNFNRRSWTHDSELSSGVLDTTLDTREPRDPGGHGDGARTFARDLRLELAREHLDRAVDGSEDDDLVDPELFVAAVERAAAELQAWHDRGRVGPRPPGRLRPHRTEELSRATRLWAVPVYRLIDDPDGRPIRLRRARQF from the coding sequence GTGACCGACCCCGAGGACTGGCTGCTCACCGGCGCCGAGCGCGGCAACCCCGACACCGTGATCCCGGCCTGGACGGCGGGCAACCTCGCCGAACCGCTGGTGCACGGCGCGGCCTACTTCGACCGCCTGGTCACCGCGGTGCAGGGGCTGACCGCGGGCGACCACCTGCTCTTCACCGACTGGCGCGGGGACCCCGACGAGCTGCTCCGCGACGAGGGACCGACGGTGGGCGAGCTGTTCGCCGACGCCGCCCGGCGGGGCGTGTGCGTGCGGGGGCTGATCTGGCGGTCGCACTGGGACGGCCTGAGCTTCAGCAAGGAGGAGAACGCCTCCCTCGACGAGGCGATCGAGGAGGCCGGTGGGGTGGTGGTGCTCGACCAGCGGGTGCGCCGGCTGGGCAGCCACCACCAGAAGTTCGTGGTGCTCCGGCACGTCGGGCGACCGGAGGCCGACGTCGCCTTCGCCGGCGGGATCGACCTGTGCCACTCCCGCCGGGACGACGCCGAGCACCGGGGTGACCCCCAGCCGCAGTCGATGTCCTCGGCCTACGGGGAGCGGCCGCCGTGGCACGACGTCCAGCTGCAGCTGCGCGGACCCGTCGTCGGCGTGCTGGACACCGTGTTCCGCGAGCGGTGGGACGACCCGACCAGCCCGGACTCGGAGAACCCGGTCGCCTGGGTGCACGACAAGGTGCTCGCGATCCGGGGGAGGTCGCACATGGACCCGACGCCGCTGCCCGAGCAGCCGCCCCCGCCGCCGGAGTGCGGGCCGCACCACGTGCAGACGCTGCGCACCTACCCGAAGGTGCTGCCCTCGTTCGACTTCGCCCGGCAGGGCGAGCGCTCGGTGGCCCGCGGGTACACCAAGGCGATCCGCCGGGCGCGGCGGCTGATCTACCTGGAGGACCAGTACCTGTGGTCGCGTGAGGTGGCCCAGCTGTTCGCCACCGCGCTCGAGGAGAACCCGGAGCTGCACCTGGTCGTCGTGGTGCCGCGGGTGCCCGACCAGGAGGGGGCGGTGTCGGAGCGGCCGCAGTACGTGGGTCGGCACCAGGCGCTGGAGACGTGCCGGCGGGCCGGACCGGACCGGGTGCACGTCTTCGACCTGGAGAACCACGAGGGCACACCGGTCTACGTGCACGCGAAGGTGTGCGTGGTCGACGACGTGTGGGCCAGCGTGGGCAGCGACAACTTCAACCGGCGTTCCTGGACCCACGACAGCGAGCTGTCCAGCGGGGTCCTGGACACCACGCTGGACACCCGCGAGCCCCGTGACCCCGGCGGGCACGGCGACGGCGCCCGGACCTTCGCCCGCGACCTGCGGCTGGAGCTCGCCCGCGAGCACCTCGACCGGGCCGTCGACGGGTCGGAGGACGATGACCTGGTCGACCCGGAGCTGTTCGTCGCGGCGGTGGAGCGGGCGGCGGCCGAGCTGCAGGCCTGGCACGACCGCGGGCGGGTCGGCCCGCGGCCGCCCGGCCGGCTGCGCCCGCACCGGACCGAGGAGCTCTCCCGGGCGACCCGGCTGTGGGCGGTGCCGGTCTACCGGCTGATCGACGACCCCGACGGCCGCCCGATCCGCCTGCGCCGCGCCCGGCAGTTCTGA
- a CDS encoding helix-turn-helix domain-containing protein, protein MDPFPLAGLLRRIRRTADCSQRELAERIGASKATVAAAESGTRDLPASVLARAAQCAGARLVVLCSDGAELLPMDPDAVRDAGWRQFPAHLDTRHGDEDWWGGPHRPRTRQPRYTFDRDRLRRDGRRSAGLPDDHHVPQPGDSLADRAAARRLAALERRREEQLRRPPPRPSGPDWGTGCTCPPGCEYLEGSNEDLGHAEACACRCDV, encoded by the coding sequence GTGGACCCGTTCCCGCTCGCCGGTCTGCTCCGCCGCATCCGGCGGACCGCCGACTGCTCCCAGCGGGAGCTCGCCGAGCGGATAGGCGCGTCGAAGGCCACGGTCGCGGCTGCGGAGAGCGGCACGCGTGACCTCCCCGCCTCAGTGCTGGCCAGGGCTGCCCAGTGCGCGGGCGCCCGGCTGGTCGTCCTGTGCAGTGACGGCGCCGAGTTGCTCCCGATGGACCCGGACGCCGTGCGCGACGCCGGGTGGCGGCAGTTCCCAGCGCACCTGGACACCCGGCACGGCGACGAGGACTGGTGGGGCGGCCCGCACCGACCGCGTACCCGGCAGCCGCGCTACACCTTCGACCGTGACCGCCTGCGTCGCGATGGCCGGCGCTCGGCAGGGCTGCCCGACGACCACCACGTCCCCCAGCCCGGCGACTCCCTCGCCGACCGAGCCGCCGCCCGGCGGCTCGCCGCGCTGGAGCGGCGGCGGGAGGAGCAGTTGCGGCGCCCACCGCCCCGCCCCTCCGGCCCGGACTGGGGCACGGGCTGCACATGCCCACCCGGCTGCGAGTACCTCGAGGGCAGCAACGAGGACCTCGGCCACGCCGAGGCCTGCGCGTGCCGGTGCGACGTCTGA
- the leuA gene encoding 2-isopropylmalate synthase, whose translation MSENHPHARNPQRPSPMPIGKYAPFSPVPLPDRTWPERTTTVAPRWCAVDLRDGNQALIDPMTPERKRRMFELLVRMGYKEIEVGFPAASQTDYDFIRLLVEDDLIPDDVTVQVLTQARDELIERTYESLRGAKQAIVHLYNSTSTLQRRVVFGQDRAGITDIAVHGAQLVRKLAEQMGDTEIRFEYSPESFTGTELEFAVEVCNAVTDVWEPTVDRPTILNLPATVEMAEPTVYADQIEWMHRNLGRRDAVVLSLHPHNDRGTAVAAAELGYRAGADRIEGCLFGNGERTGNVDLVTLGLNLFSQGIDPQIDFSDIDEIRRTVEYCNQLGVHERHPYGGDLVYTAFSGSHQDAINKGFAAMKVDAEAAGKTVDEIPWAVPYLPIDPKDVGRSYEAVIRVNSQSGKGGVAYIMKTENQLDLPRRLQIEFSAVIQRHTDDEGGEVTAQQMWAAFTNEYLPEPAAAWGRFALTGHEHNASGNGRDELRVELVDRGVPVIVTGHGNGPIAAFVDALRSVDVDVRVLDYAEHALSSGGDARAASYVECAVGERVLWGVGIDENILTASLRAIVSAVNRAER comes from the coding sequence ATGAGCGAGAACCACCCGCACGCCCGCAACCCCCAGCGCCCGTCGCCGATGCCGATCGGCAAGTACGCGCCGTTCAGCCCGGTACCGCTGCCCGACCGCACCTGGCCGGAGAGGACCACCACCGTGGCCCCCCGCTGGTGCGCGGTCGACCTGCGCGACGGCAACCAGGCCCTGATCGACCCGATGACCCCCGAGCGCAAGCGGCGGATGTTCGAGCTGCTCGTCCGGATGGGCTACAAGGAGATCGAGGTCGGCTTCCCGGCGGCCAGCCAGACCGACTACGACTTCATCCGGCTGCTGGTTGAGGACGACCTCATCCCCGACGACGTCACCGTGCAGGTGCTCACCCAGGCCCGCGACGAGCTGATCGAGCGCACCTACGAGTCGCTGCGCGGTGCCAAGCAGGCGATCGTCCACCTGTACAACTCCACCTCGACGCTGCAGCGCCGGGTCGTCTTCGGCCAGGACCGCGCCGGGATCACCGACATCGCCGTCCACGGCGCGCAGCTGGTGCGCAAGCTGGCCGAGCAGATGGGCGACACCGAGATCCGCTTCGAGTACTCCCCGGAGTCCTTCACCGGCACGGAGCTGGAGTTCGCGGTCGAGGTCTGCAACGCCGTCACCGACGTGTGGGAGCCGACGGTCGACCGGCCGACGATCCTCAACCTGCCGGCCACGGTCGAGATGGCCGAGCCGACCGTCTACGCCGACCAGATCGAGTGGATGCACCGCAACCTGGGCCGCCGGGACGCCGTCGTCCTCTCCCTGCACCCGCACAACGACCGGGGCACCGCCGTCGCCGCCGCCGAGCTGGGCTACCGCGCCGGGGCCGACCGCATCGAGGGCTGCCTGTTCGGCAACGGCGAGCGCACCGGCAACGTCGACCTGGTGACCCTGGGCCTCAACCTGTTCAGCCAGGGCATCGACCCGCAGATCGACTTCTCCGACATCGACGAGATCCGCCGCACCGTCGAGTACTGCAACCAGCTGGGCGTGCACGAGCGGCACCCCTACGGCGGCGACCTGGTCTACACCGCCTTCTCCGGCTCCCACCAGGACGCGATCAACAAGGGCTTCGCGGCGATGAAGGTCGACGCCGAGGCCGCCGGGAAGACCGTCGACGAGATCCCGTGGGCCGTCCCGTACCTGCCGATCGACCCCAAGGACGTCGGCCGCAGCTACGAGGCCGTGATCCGGGTGAACAGCCAGTCCGGCAAGGGCGGCGTCGCCTACATCATGAAGACCGAGAACCAGCTCGACCTGCCCCGCCGGCTGCAGATCGAGTTCAGCGCGGTCATCCAGCGGCACACCGACGACGAGGGCGGCGAGGTCACCGCCCAGCAGATGTGGGCGGCCTTCACCAACGAGTACCTGCCCGAGCCCGCCGCGGCCTGGGGCCGGTTCGCGCTCACCGGGCACGAGCACAACGCCTCCGGCAACGGGCGGGACGAGCTGCGGGTGGAGCTCGTCGACCGCGGCGTACCGGTGATCGTCACCGGGCACGGCAACGGCCCGATCGCGGCGTTCGTCGACGCGCTGCGCAGCGTGGACGTCGACGTCCGCGTGCTCGACTACGCCGAGCACGCCCTGTCCTCCGGCGGTGACGCCCGGGCCGCCTCCTACGTGGAGTGCGCCGTGGGCGAGCGGGTGCTGTGGGGCGTCGGGATCGACGAGAACATCCTCACCGCGTCCCTGCGGGCCATCGTCTCCGCGGTCAACCGCGCCGAGCGCTAG
- a CDS encoding serine hydrolase: protein MASRALIGTACVGALVAALLVSPALCFGSAAQEPAAVGAAEATVDVEPVPRAFREDADRVPPVPPIRAVDEAAVLSGVDAAAAPASTSVGAVVLDPQGRTLLQTSDAARPLPSASLVKLLVVQQLLARPAPGGWDSSTWFRMQRAVTVSDDAAMNVLWTRYDGPALVRAAVAEFGLSGTAPPTDPSQWGQATTTAADVGRFLSALTATPSSLASATLLAWMRGAAPTAADGFDQRFGLLSGPAGPGVAAKQGWMCCVDGRRQLHSAGVLDDGRVVVVLGEGSAARPWSQVEAAVDGATAALVAGTR from the coding sequence ATGGCGTCCCGGGCCCTGATCGGCACGGCGTGCGTCGGCGCCCTGGTGGCGGCGCTGCTGGTCAGCCCGGCCCTGTGCTTCGGCAGCGCGGCGCAGGAGCCGGCCGCCGTCGGGGCGGCCGAGGCGACGGTCGACGTCGAGCCGGTGCCGCGGGCCTTCCGCGAGGACGCCGACCGCGTACCGCCGGTGCCACCGATCCGCGCGGTCGACGAGGCCGCCGTGCTCTCCGGCGTCGACGCGGCCGCCGCGCCGGCCTCGACGTCGGTGGGCGCGGTGGTGCTCGACCCGCAGGGTCGCACGCTGCTGCAGACGTCGGACGCCGCCCGTCCGCTGCCCTCGGCGTCGCTGGTGAAACTGCTGGTCGTGCAGCAGCTGCTGGCCCGGCCCGCGCCGGGGGGCTGGGACTCCTCGACCTGGTTCCGCATGCAGCGCGCGGTCACCGTCTCCGACGATGCCGCGATGAACGTGCTCTGGACCAGGTACGACGGTCCGGCCCTGGTCCGCGCAGCGGTGGCCGAGTTCGGGCTGAGTGGGACGGCCCCGCCGACCGACCCCAGCCAGTGGGGTCAGGCGACGACGACGGCGGCCGACGTCGGGCGGTTCCTGTCCGCCCTGACGGCGACGCCGAGCTCGCTGGCGTCCGCGACGCTGCTGGCGTGGATGCGGGGTGCCGCACCCACCGCGGCCGACGGCTTCGACCAGCGGTTCGGGCTGCTGTCCGGCCCGGCCGGCCCCGGGGTGGCGGCCAAGCAGGGCTGGATGTGCTGCGTCGACGGCCGGCGGCAGCTGCACTCCGCGGGCGTGCTGGACGACGGGCGCGTCGTCGTGGTGCTGGGGGAGGGCTCTGCCGCGCGGCCGTGGTCCCAGGTCGAGGCCGCGGTCGACGGCGCGACGGCGGCGCTGGTGGCCGGCACCCGCTGA
- a CDS encoding ABC-F family ATP-binding cassette domain-containing protein: MSAPLNLVNLERVHKAHGTTVILDDVSLGVAAGERIGVVGRNGGGKSTLLGVLTGTQEPDSGRVTRRGDLAMGVLDQTGTLPPGTTVRDVVLPTSRFAAEHEWAGDAAVRSVLTGLELDRLGLDSPVAPMSGGERRRVALAAQLIRPLDLLVLDEPTNHLDVEGVAWLAEYVKARPGGLVVVTHDRWFLDEVSTTTWEVADGSVHAYEGGYSAYTLARAERARIASVTEDRRLNLVRKELAWLRRGPPARTSKPKFRIEAAQALIADEPPARDTMALAGFAARRLGKTVYDVEDVTFTVRGRGDDADDPAGPADPDGPRERTLFRDLTWHVGPGDRIGIVGVNGAGKTSLLKLLVGEAQPDSGTVVVGQTVAPAYLSQHVTELPPRSRVLEAVQDVARIAKIGNQEISASTLAERFGFAANRQWTPVGDLSGGERRRLQLLRLLMAEPNVLLLDEPTNDLDIDTLTALEDLLDSFPGTVLVVSHDRYFVDRVCDSVVALMGDGSLAALPGGVEEYLRRRAAGEAALPSGGPVAALGSSAPPTRSAADVRAARKEATRLERRMLRLDADEKALHDQLAAAAADYGRAAELDAQLRALQAEKEQVETEWLAAAEVAEG; the protein is encoded by the coding sequence ATGAGCGCCCCGCTGAACCTGGTCAACCTCGAGCGGGTGCACAAGGCCCACGGCACCACCGTCATCCTCGACGACGTCTCCCTCGGCGTCGCCGCCGGCGAGCGGATCGGCGTGGTCGGCCGCAACGGCGGCGGCAAGTCGACGCTGCTGGGGGTGCTGACCGGCACGCAGGAGCCCGACTCCGGCCGGGTCACCCGCCGCGGCGACCTCGCCATGGGCGTGCTCGACCAGACCGGCACCCTGCCGCCCGGGACGACGGTGCGCGACGTCGTCCTGCCCACCTCCCGGTTCGCCGCCGAGCACGAGTGGGCCGGTGACGCCGCCGTCCGATCGGTGCTCACCGGCCTGGAGCTCGACCGGCTGGGCCTGGACTCCCCGGTGGCGCCGATGTCCGGTGGCGAGCGCCGCCGGGTCGCGCTGGCCGCCCAGCTGATCCGGCCGCTGGACCTGCTGGTGCTCGACGAGCCGACCAACCACCTGGACGTCGAGGGCGTCGCCTGGCTCGCCGAGTACGTGAAGGCCCGGCCCGGCGGGCTCGTCGTCGTGACCCACGACCGCTGGTTCCTCGACGAGGTCTCCACCACCACGTGGGAGGTCGCCGACGGCTCGGTGCACGCCTACGAGGGCGGCTACTCGGCCTACACGCTGGCCCGCGCGGAGCGCGCCCGGATCGCCTCGGTGACCGAGGACCGGCGGCTCAACCTGGTCCGCAAGGAGCTCGCCTGGCTGCGCCGGGGCCCGCCGGCCCGCACCAGCAAGCCGAAGTTCCGCATCGAGGCCGCCCAGGCGCTGATCGCCGACGAGCCGCCGGCCCGGGACACGATGGCGCTGGCCGGCTTCGCAGCCCGGCGGCTGGGCAAGACGGTCTACGACGTCGAGGACGTCACCTTCACCGTGCGCGGCCGCGGTGACGACGCCGACGATCCGGCCGGCCCGGCGGACCCCGACGGCCCGCGGGAGCGGACGCTGTTCCGCGACCTGACCTGGCACGTCGGCCCCGGCGACCGGATCGGCATCGTCGGCGTGAACGGCGCCGGCAAGACCAGCCTGCTCAAGCTGCTGGTCGGCGAGGCCCAGCCGGACTCCGGGACGGTGGTCGTGGGCCAGACGGTCGCCCCGGCGTACCTGTCCCAGCACGTCACCGAGCTGCCGCCGCGTTCCCGGGTGCTCGAGGCGGTGCAGGACGTCGCCCGGATCGCCAAGATCGGCAACCAGGAGATCTCGGCGTCGACGCTGGCCGAGCGGTTCGGGTTCGCGGCCAACCGGCAGTGGACGCCGGTGGGCGACCTCTCCGGTGGCGAGCGCCGCCGGCTGCAGCTGCTGCGGCTGCTGATGGCCGAGCCCAACGTGCTGCTGCTCGACGAGCCGACCAACGACCTGGACATCGACACGCTGACCGCGCTCGAGGACCTGCTCGACAGCTTCCCGGGCACGGTGCTGGTGGTCAGCCACGACCGGTACTTCGTCGACCGGGTCTGCGACTCGGTGGTCGCGCTGATGGGCGACGGCTCGCTGGCCGCGCTGCCCGGTGGCGTCGAGGAGTACCTGCGGCGGCGGGCCGCCGGTGAGGCGGCACTGCCGTCCGGCGGGCCGGTCGCCGCGCTGGGCAGCTCCGCACCGCCGACCCGCAGCGCGGCCGACGTGCGCGCGGCCCGCAAGGAGGCGACCCGGCTGGAGCGGCGGATGCTTCGGCTGGACGCCGACGAGAAGGCGCTGCACGACCAGCTCGCCGCGGCAGCCGCCGACTACGGCCGCGCGGCCGAGCTCGACGCGCAGTTGCGGGCCCTGCAGGCCGAGAAGGAGCAGGTCGAGACCGAGTGGCTGGCCGCCGCGGAGGTCGCCGAGGGCTGA
- a CDS encoding transglutaminase family protein: MSQSQGQSQSRSTQSQTQSQTGPVRVPSDRWRLQVVHRTEFRYGGPVRSSYNEARMTPENSSRQTTLRSRVEIEPSASVHAYRDYWGSTVTAFDTHGPHTELVVKATSVVEAGPEPQVVEPVGWADLAAPDVQDRFGEFLRPSRLTAMDGSVVQEVRDVLGDAGPREAGHLVCRFVYDHIEYLTGSTNVKTNAMQAWEKGKGVCQDISHVSVGLLRALGLPARYVSGYLHPRPSAGIGQAVTGESHAWVEWWDGGWSGFDPTNVVEIGPRHVTLARGRDYSDVPPLKGIFSGPRSEGSSVTVEVTRLA, encoded by the coding sequence GTGTCCCAGTCGCAGGGCCAGTCCCAGTCCCGCAGCACCCAGTCGCAGACCCAGTCGCAGACCGGCCCCGTCCGGGTGCCCAGCGACCGGTGGCGGCTGCAGGTCGTGCACCGCACCGAGTTCCGCTACGGCGGGCCGGTGCGATCCTCGTACAACGAGGCCCGGATGACCCCGGAGAACAGCAGCCGGCAGACCACGCTGCGCTCCCGGGTTGAGATCGAGCCCTCGGCGTCCGTGCACGCCTACCGCGACTACTGGGGCTCCACGGTCACCGCCTTCGACACCCACGGCCCGCACACCGAGCTGGTGGTCAAGGCGACCTCGGTGGTGGAGGCCGGCCCCGAGCCGCAGGTCGTCGAGCCGGTCGGGTGGGCCGACCTCGCGGCGCCCGACGTCCAGGACCGGTTCGGGGAGTTCCTCCGCCCGTCCCGGCTGACCGCGATGGACGGGTCCGTGGTCCAGGAGGTCCGCGACGTGCTGGGCGACGCCGGGCCCCGCGAGGCCGGGCACCTGGTCTGCCGCTTCGTGTACGACCACATCGAGTACCTGACCGGCTCGACCAACGTGAAGACCAACGCGATGCAGGCCTGGGAGAAGGGCAAGGGCGTCTGCCAGGACATCTCGCACGTGTCGGTCGGGCTGCTGCGCGCCCTGGGCCTGCCGGCCCGCTACGTCTCCGGCTACCTGCACCCGCGGCCGTCGGCCGGCATCGGGCAGGCGGTCACCGGGGAGAGCCACGCCTGGGTGGAGTGGTGGGACGGCGGCTGGTCCGGCTTCGACCCGACCAACGTCGTGGAGATCGGTCCGCGGCACGTGACGCTGGCCCGCGGCCGCGACTACTCCGACGTCCCGCCGCTCAAGGGCATCTTCTCCGGCCCGAGGAGCGAGGGGTCGTCGGTGACCGTGGAGGTCACCCGCCTGGCGTAG
- a CDS encoding alpha-E domain-containing protein, with protein sequence MLSRIAESLFWIGRYVERADDTARILDVHTQRLVEDPWIDERRACANLLALMGAPCAEDEADTERVLATLAFDRSSPSSITGALSAARENARGAREVLSAEIWESLNVTHNALPQQRTMARRYGPHSLFRFVRERSAMVFGLADATMSRDESWLFLILGRSLERVDMTARMLSTRVLAGDAAPSWTLVLRSTGAYEPYLRTYRGAVNSSRAAEFLLLDRLFPRSVFASLEQAEGCLAELERANVREGHRIGVAGEAHRIVGRARTMLEFMQTDEILAKLPTRLDELQRTCSLASEAVTNRFFTEQAPQIWVPESVG encoded by the coding sequence GTGCTGAGCCGGATCGCCGAGTCGCTGTTCTGGATCGGCCGGTACGTCGAGCGGGCCGACGACACCGCCCGGATCCTCGACGTGCACACCCAGCGGCTGGTCGAGGACCCCTGGATCGACGAGCGGCGGGCCTGCGCCAACCTGCTGGCGCTGATGGGCGCCCCGTGCGCGGAGGACGAGGCCGACACCGAGCGGGTGCTGGCCACCCTCGCCTTCGACCGGTCCAGCCCCAGCTCGATCACCGGCGCGCTGTCGGCCGCCCGGGAGAACGCCCGCGGCGCCCGCGAGGTGCTGTCGGCGGAGATCTGGGAGTCGCTGAACGTCACCCACAACGCGCTGCCGCAGCAGCGCACGATGGCCCGCCGCTACGGCCCGCACTCGCTGTTCCGGTTCGTCCGGGAGCGCTCGGCGATGGTCTTCGGGCTCGCCGACGCCACGATGAGCCGCGACGAGAGCTGGCTGTTCCTGATCCTGGGCCGCTCGCTGGAGCGGGTCGACATGACCGCCCGGATGCTGTCCACCCGCGTGCTGGCCGGCGACGCCGCGCCGTCCTGGACCCTGGTGCTGCGCTCGACCGGGGCCTACGAGCCCTACCTGCGCACCTACCGCGGCGCGGTGAACTCCAGCCGGGCCGCGGAGTTCCTGCTGCTGGACCGGCTCTTCCCGCGGTCGGTGTTCGCCTCGCTGGAGCAGGCCGAGGGCTGCCTGGCCGAGCTGGAGCGGGCCAACGTGCGCGAGGGGCACCGGATCGGCGTGGCCGGCGAGGCGCACCGCATCGTGGGCCGGGCGCGCACGATGCTGGAGTTCATGCAGACCGACGAGATCCTGGCGAAGCTGCCGACCCGCCTCGACGAGCTGCAGCGCACCTGCTCGCTGGCCAGCGAAGCGGTCACCAACCGGTTCTTCACCGAGCAGGCACCGCAGATCTGGGTGCCGGAGAGCGTGGGGTGA
- a CDS encoding circularly permuted type 2 ATP-grasp protein, with protein sequence MADLFDGYPLGQQWDEMFAAPGQPRPPYTGLFSSLQPMSGEELAARADVLSQTYRDAGVTFAHAGEEQPFPLDIVPRVIGHEEWALIERGVAQRVHALEAFLADVYGAGQVFSDGVVPRSVVTTSAHFHRAAHGLVPPNGVRVHVSGIDLVRDEAGDFRVLEDNLRSPSGVSYVITNRAAMSQVLPELFGDHRVQPVSDYPGKLLAALKASAPTGISDPTVVLLTPGVYNSAYFEHALLARQMGVELVEGRDLVCSGGQVSMRTTDGQQRVDVIYRRIDDDFLDPVHFRSDSVIGCAGVLNAARAGRVTIANAVGNGVADDKLLYTWVPDLIRYYLAEEPVLQNADTYRLDERDTVEWVLESLDTLVLKPVDGSGGKGIVIGPRADQRTLEELAVKVRASPRDWIAQKPIGLSTSPTLINGRIAPRHVDLRPFAVNDGHDVWVLPGGLTRVALPEGELVVNSSQGGGSKDTWVISPPRPAAEPVPEHDVTRIEFTTADLPAEPPAQDPGPPNDNALAQSQQQQQRKDLAPLPPRELGASLRARPTAGGDGHVGGGPRC encoded by the coding sequence ATGGCGGACCTCTTCGACGGCTACCCGCTCGGGCAGCAGTGGGACGAGATGTTCGCGGCACCCGGCCAGCCCCGCCCGCCGTACACCGGTCTGTTCAGCTCGCTGCAGCCGATGTCGGGGGAGGAGCTGGCCGCGCGGGCCGACGTCCTCTCGCAGACCTACCGCGACGCCGGGGTGACCTTCGCGCACGCCGGCGAGGAGCAGCCCTTCCCGCTGGACATCGTGCCGCGGGTCATCGGCCACGAGGAGTGGGCGCTCATCGAGCGCGGGGTGGCCCAGCGGGTGCACGCGCTGGAGGCCTTCCTGGCCGACGTCTACGGCGCGGGCCAGGTGTTCAGCGACGGGGTCGTGCCGCGCAGCGTGGTCACCACCAGCGCGCACTTCCACCGCGCCGCGCACGGGCTGGTGCCGCCCAACGGCGTCCGGGTGCACGTCTCCGGCATCGACCTGGTGCGCGACGAGGCCGGTGACTTCCGGGTGCTGGAGGACAACCTCCGCTCGCCCTCGGGGGTCAGCTACGTCATCACCAACCGGGCGGCGATGAGCCAGGTGCTGCCCGAGCTGTTCGGCGACCACCGGGTGCAGCCGGTGAGCGACTACCCCGGCAAGCTGCTGGCCGCGCTCAAGGCGTCGGCGCCCACCGGGATCAGCGACCCCACCGTCGTGCTGCTCACCCCCGGCGTCTACAACTCCGCCTACTTCGAGCACGCGCTGCTGGCCCGGCAGATGGGCGTCGAGCTCGTCGAGGGCCGCGACCTGGTCTGCTCCGGCGGCCAGGTCAGCATGCGGACGACGGACGGGCAGCAGCGCGTCGACGTCATCTACCGCCGCATCGACGACGACTTCCTCGACCCGGTGCACTTCCGCTCCGACTCGGTGATCGGCTGCGCCGGCGTGCTCAACGCCGCGCGGGCCGGCCGGGTGACGATCGCCAACGCCGTGGGCAACGGGGTGGCCGACGACAAGCTGCTCTACACCTGGGTGCCCGACCTGATCCGCTACTACCTGGCCGAGGAGCCGGTCCTCCAGAACGCCGACACCTACCGGCTCGACGAGCGGGACACCGTGGAGTGGGTGCTGGAGAGCCTGGACACCCTCGTGCTCAAGCCGGTCGACGGATCGGGCGGCAAGGGCATCGTCATCGGGCCGCGGGCCGACCAGCGGACGCTGGAGGAGCTGGCGGTCAAGGTGCGGGCCTCCCCGCGCGACTGGATCGCGCAGAAGCCGATCGGCCTGTCGACGTCCCCGACCCTGATCAACGGCCGGATCGCGCCCCGGCACGTCGACCTGCGCCCGTTCGCGGTGAACGACGGGCATGACGTCTGGGTGCTGCCCGGCGGGCTGACCCGGGTGGCGCTGCCGGAGGGGGAGCTGGTGGTCAACTCCAGCCAGGGCGGTGGCTCCAAGGACACCTGGGTGATCAGCCCGCCGCGGCCGGCGGCCGAGCCGGTGCCCGAGCACGACGTCACCCGGATCGAGTTCACCACCGCCGACCTGCCCGCCGAGCCGCCCGCCCAGGACCCCGGCCCGCCCAACGACAACGCCCTGGCCCAGTCCCAGCAGCAGCAGCAGCGAAAGGACCTCGCCCCTCTCCCCCCTCGCGAGCTCGGGGCGAGCCTCCGGGCGAGGCCGACCGCTGGTGGCGACGGGCACGTCGGCGGTGGTCCGCGGTGCTGA